DNA from Toxoplasma gondii ME49 chromosome X, whole genome shotgun sequence:
CAGAGGCctcaaactgcatgcgcggactGGAGCGAAAGAGATGCCTGGTGACAGCCCATTCAACAAGGCGGCGGCAGGTGCGAAATCCATGCTTCCAAATACAGGCGGAGCAAGTTTTGTACGAATTCAGCGAAGCAGCAAGTGAAGCCGACAACTGCGGGTGACTGTAGGGGTGACACTGTAGTGTAGCGCGCCACTGAAACGGCAAACGAAAACGCAGTTTTGAAGAGACTCACGAACCGAAGTCCTCAGACGTCTCGGAGATTCCTTCACGATCGTCGACGTATCGACTGTGGAGAAGTGGACAAACAAGatgagaaggaagcgactcTTTCGAAAGAAAGCCTTCGACGAAATCCTAAAAACGTTCACGCTTCTCCCAAGAGTTGCTCacgtctgttttcttctttttccacaACTGAACTGCGTCAGTGAGACAGCAGACGTGAAGGGGGAGTTCTGAAGTTTAACATTTTTCTGAAATTAAAGCTGCAGAAACCTGCCGTTTCAACGGGCTGTGCCCGCGGCTGCGCAGGAGGGAGAATTGGGGAGAGAGCAAACGTCGAAGGCAAACTTTTAGATTCAGGTAGAAAAGACTTCTTTCCAGTGAGACAAGAGAGTCTTCAtggagcgaagaaagaaagaggtcTGCGATTCGAACTAAAGACAAAGGATTCTTTCCTCTGAGACTAAAAGATAAAGAATCTCTTCACtgagaggaaacgagcaTTTCGTTTCAGCAGAGTGCTGGCGAGAACGAACAGCATGCGGCCAGAGTGCTCAGCAGGCAGAAGACCCCCAGCGAGGGGTTCCGGGTCTCAACGGAAACagtttgtttctttctcgacgGGAGAGTCTCGTATATGTTCTTTTAGAAAGAACACAGATGCTCTTCGgcaagcagaaaaaacgagacaggaaacacaGGAGACCCTTCTCGAGTTGAGGAGCACGCGacggaacagaaaaaacggcgagaaaacggCTGCGTAGACAGCAACGCAACAACTgaaatatacataaatatagTATATTGCATGTATTTCGTCGATGTTTTCGCATTCGCCCCTTTCGACATACCCACTGTCTGGATGACAAAAATTCTCTGAAGTGAAACAGAAGGAACTGCGCAAGTGCAGGAATCCGAGGAATAATGCCCCTTTCAACAAGGCGAGCACCCTTTTCAAGAAAGAATACACTTTcaaggagaagaaatctTTCTCGCATTCGCTGCATCGCCGTTCCCTGTCTTGTCGTTacacggaagaagaggaacgtcaagagaacaagagaggccGACGTCGCTGCGGCTCAGAGGATCCAAAAACGGCTGAAATGTATGCGATCgaggagcgcatgcaaatcCGAGTGACTCTCACTGTCTGTGACAGAAGGCCGAGACAAAATGGACTGCCGCGTACGAGACGCTGTCAGCAGCGCGAATGGCGACCCTCACACGAGATAAAAAAAGACAAgtaactgcatgcgctgcacaaacatatatacatatatagcAATGGAATAGGAACTCTGTATactacatatgcatatacataatCTGTACACAAGTTATGAATAGTCTCTGTATCTGTGTAGGATATGTGGGCTCCTGAGTGCATCTGCGTGTATTATGCAGAAGGCGATGTCGGCTGCAGGCAAGTAAAGATACACTTTTGATGAGCGAAAGAGGTAAAAATGTGAATGTGAGAGCATGCACAGTTGAGACCCATTGACTGAAGCGAAAAACGGATTGAGAACGGAttcgcagagaaaaaaacacagagagaacttttgtttcctctcgcgtgTCTGCAAccccagagagaaaagccttCCTGAAGCGGCTCGTACACCTGCATCTTCGCTCAGGTGTATATCCACCGGGCTCAAACGCAGTCGAGCGACGGCACAGAGACAAACTGGGCTCCACCAACAAAGTGAGGGAGCGgcgcgcgagacagaggcacTCCAGCGCGACCGGGACTTCTGAATGTACCAGTCGATCCagctccactttctcctGTCGCCACAGGACCCCGGCCAATGCCTCCaatcctctcttcctctcattgttcttcttcctctcctctttctctgcttcttctgccgtggagagaagagcctcCCCCGTTTTCTACGTTCGTTCGCCGCCTCGGTCTCCGCGCCTTCCGTCGCAGCCTGTGTTGAGAGAGCGCCTACTCGCGCCTCTGGTCGAGGCCAACTTCTGCGAGCGCGTGGAGAAGTCGGACCTGGACGTCTGGTGAGCAGGAactggggagaagagagtttCTCAGAAATCCAGAAAACACACTGCAGAGCGCCGCGACATCCTTCAGCTCGGCCGCGGCAGCGACGCGTTGCTGGAGGGCCTCCACGAGGTCAAGGTACCCCGGGAGCGACGGCGCGtgagcgcgagagacgagcaaGCTGTCTCGACAGTTGATTTTGAGGTCCGTCAGcaagcagcagagagcaaTTTTGTACAGAGGCAAGACGCCAGCTTCGGTCGCCGACTTTTGCTCAGGAACTGAGGAAACTGCATGCTGTTCGGGGGCTccagaagaggcgagagacgacaggtcagggcgaggaggaggcgaaggccgagaagaggaacgcgtTTGAAAAGCCTCGGGAGCTGCGAAGGCGTTGCTGGCACCCGtctgagaagagacagcaaatcagacagagacacacagtcCTTCATGTACAGacataattatatatatatatatatatgtatatatatgtataatgTAATCACATGTATACTTATATTGATGTGTAACGATGCAAACATTAACATATATTTATAATTATTTACTGTGCACACACATTTGCAACAAGCGCGGAGAACGTTTCAGACTTTTTCGAGGTgtacaaagagagacacgggctcctctgtcttttctttttggACGATAACTATTCCTTTGTGCGTGAAAAGAATGGAGTCGTAACTTGGAACAAGACGGCGAGGCGCCGGGTTCCCTGCTCGCCGTTTCCAGCTTGCAGATGTTTCTGTTCTGCTTAGCTGCATGCGCTAGATAGGGCTTAGCACCCTGCAGACTTCCACAGCCTTTCTCTGGCACCGGGGTCTTCTCCCGAGACAGCCAAGAAGATCCAAAGCCAAGAAGCGCGACCGGAGGGCACTGAGTGTGACTACAAAACCAGCGCTCCGACCGAAATTCCCAAAGCTTCCGACTGTTTTAAAATGTGAAAAGAAGATAAAAAACGGCGGCTTACCCCGCCTGGCGCCGCCGATGCTTCTTCATCATGGGGCGACGTCGTTGTCGTGGAACTTGCAACGCGTGTGGCTGTGTCGCGAGCGCCTCCATCGATCTGCATCTGGCCTCTTTCCTCGAAACCTGGTGCATGTGCTCCTGCGTTCTTCGCCGCGAGAGCCCCCGccaagctgcatgcgccgggcCAGGACTGGAGGCCGGCGCTCTCGggagtctccttctcgcctgcgcGCTCGGTTCCCTCTCCCCCcccgtctccctcgtctgtctgttgTGTGTGTTCATCTCCACGGGCTCCAGGGCAAGGCCGCGCCAGAGAGGCGCTGAGcggaagacgcgaaggcaGGGCGTCCTGCACGGCGATGGAGGCGTCCGTTTCGCAGCCGAGGTCAGTCAGATGAACCTGAGACGCGAGAGGTTCCGCCTGCGCGTTGTCTTGGCCAGACGCGATCCGCGAAGCGCAAGACTCAGGCGCCAGCGCGGGAAGGTCGCTGAGCTTGGAGGGCAGCAAGACAGGAGCCTCGGCCGCGGAGCCGGTcgccagaggcagagaccgagagcacaccgaagaagcagctgcgcGCGCCGCGAGACGGTGCGCCGTGTCTCCCGCTGCGGTCGTCGTTGTTTCCGCAGAAACAGGCGAGTAGAGACACGGATTTCTCAAGGTGCTACCGAACGATAGAACTTCTGCGACCGGAGACTCTGCGCCGCTCGGCACCTGTGTGCTTCCAGTTTCCCCTGTGGAATCCTCGAAGTTGGTGTTGAGAGCTGTCGCCTCGCCAGAGAGGCCGTGGACTGGCGAGAAGGCTTGGAGGGAAGCGGGGGAGAGAccgaagagcgaggcagCCACAGGAGGCACGTCGAGCATCCCCGCTTCCCAGCTGTTCCCTGCGGACTGTGCCGCTTCGGGTGCCAGGCTTTTCGGAAAGGCAGCGCCTGCAGGCGCAGTAGCAAAGACGGCACTGCGTGGACTCACCCGATTGGCCTCAACCTTCAGACTCGCGGCTCGCGGCGGGGTCTGTACACCGCGAGGAAGTCGCCGCCCTCGCTCGACGTGAGACGCTGCGCGCTTCGAACCCCCGCCCGGAGTCGCAACCTCCTCCTCGGCCGACTCACTCCGCTGTACACACACCGCAGTGAGCGGCGCGGCGTCCGGACTCGCAGCCTTCTGAGCAGGCAGCTGGCGGTAGTTCTGTTGCTTGAACTCGACCGCGAGACGGTGGGCTCCGTAGAAACCGAACTTGGAGACCGAGAAACGCCGGTACGTCGTGGACCCCTGCTGCTTCCACTGGGCAATCCAGCTGCACatcaaacagagagagatcgagagtctgcgtcgtctcAGACGCCTGAGAGCAGGAGGCTAAACCTAGGCGCGGAGCATGGCCTGTCATAACCCCAAGAGGAGATCTGCTCCGTGGTGGCACTGCCGAGCCCCTCAGAGTGGAGACGCTCGCATACGTAGAACAGCCGAAAAAAAACTCgagatacacacacacacacagacacagacaccaCAGCGGTGCTTTCCTGAATGCACATATCTCACCTTTGGTTCGTGAAGTCGAAGCTAACGCGTTCGACTCTGGGCATCTGTGCTACGAGTTCCGCCCAACTCATCTCGCGCTTCCCCACTGAGTTGTCCGCGACGCAGAGCGCTCGCGCCGAGGCTGCGGCGCTCGCGAATTTCCCCCGTCGCGCAGACCCCCCAGCCGTCTcgcctccgttttctgtACACCCGGCGAGTCCGCGCGCTCGTCGGGGGCTTCCCGCTGTGGGACTGGCTCTCGGTTTCACGGGGGTCAGCGTGGTGTGTTCCTCATCTTTCCGAGAAGTTGGAAAAGCGTTTCCCGGATTCCCTCTGGGCGTCCGTGTGGCGGGAGTTGCCCCGTCTtgccgctgcttctcgacCATCAGGCGCCGGTGCTCAATCGCGAGTTCGCGCGCCTTTTCAAATCCGTACTTTTTCGCGGAGAAATGCTTGTGGACGGGATGTCGGCGCTCCCGCCACGTCGCGATCCACCCCTGGTTCCAGCGGTCGAAACAGACGCCGGGAACATGTTCGCACCGCCTTGCGCGGCTTGCAAAATCCTCGGCCTCTCCTTCGGGGGTCTCCACACCGGCCGGCACCTTGCTGGTCGCGCGGGCGCGGGCCTTCTCGGCTTGTCGGCCTTTGCCTCTCGCGCGAGGCGTGGAGCCGTCCGGAGCCTCCGTCCCGGTGCAGCTGCCGAGCTtctgctctgcatgcgccaggcACGACGAACGCCCTGCCTCCTGTCGCGGAGAAGCGGCTTCGCGGTGCGGCTGACTCGGCGTCGCGCGCAGACTCGCGAGCAGACTCGGGTGCTGCTGGAGCACCGCCAGCGCCGCCGCGACGTCCAGCGCAGCAGAGGCGCGTGGAGATTTTTCGTCGGAGGCGAGCGCGGCCGCGCATCGGGCAGAAAGCGAGGCCGGGGCGTCGCGGCGAGTCGACGAGGGGAGTGGAGACGGTGCATGAAGGTCCGCAGAAGCTGGACGCGGCGCGGGggtcgcggagacagaggcgaggagcgcgGCCGCCTCCAGCTGCTGCAGGACGGCCGACACAGAGTCGCAGGAAGCAGCAGCGGGAGGCGCTTCGAACGCGGTAGTGAGTCGGGACAGCAGGGCGGGGGAAAgcgaggcgggagaaagtgaggcgagagaaacagcttCGCCCTcagcagaagccgagacagcgGCCGAACCTGAGTTGGAGACGGATGAAGCTGCACTGGAGACGAGTGAAGAGGGCGCGAGCGAGCGCGTCAGAAGATCCAGCAACGCGCGTGGAGACGAAACAccttcgggaaaaggagtCGCCGACTTGGACTCGCACTCGACCGTCTTTCGACGTTTCGCCGCAGActccggagacagcgacagcgtCGAAGACGACCGGGTGTAGCTGCTGCAGCCAAATGAGGCAGAGTCGGCCCGGAATGGACTGTCGCCGGCCTCCGACGCCCTCTCAGGGGTCCTGGAGTGGAAGTCGAGGTTCGCGGGGCCGAGCGAGGGGGAGGCGGTCTGCCAGGTCCCCGCGCGAGTCGCCGTTGAAAGTGCCGCCAGCTGCTGTTCGGGCGTGAGGCTGCGCAGGAGAAGCAatgaagacggagagagaccgaggcgcgaaagagacgaaggcgaaaaggCAGAGGTCGGCGTCGTGTCAGCAGACTCTAGACTGCGGGAAGGCGGGAGcgccagaggaagagacagcgagtaCGGCGGTGCGGAGGGCTGCACAGATACCTGGGAGGGGAGCGCCGCTTCTGCGAGATTGATAGCGGGGAGCAGAACCGATTCGTTCACGGTCGTCGGAAGAGGCTGCGCCCCGTCGCTGGCGTCAGACACTCTCTCGGCTGCAGGGGACTGCGCGGGATGTGCCGCGACAGTTTTTTCCCCGCGGGACGGTTTGGGCGCCGCCGACTTCTTCGCCGCTGCAAGAGTTTCGGCGAGGCTGGACAAAGGAGGCGCTTGATCGCTTTTGAGCGCCCCTCCGGCGTCCGAAAAAAATTCACTGACATCCGCGCGACACAGCGAGGCTGGCGCGGCCGCGGGACTGACAGGCGTTTTGAGGCGGCCGACGGAATTCGCCGCGGTCCAGTCTCCCCAACCGTCGACCGCCGTGGAGATGGCAGACGACAGCGCCGATGCAGGCTCCTGGGAAGTGAGTGGAACGACGTTTTCCGCGTCGGAAAGACCTCGCTCCAGGACAGCAGGCGTTTCCATCGAAAGTCCACTTGCGCAGTGTTGCTCACGGGACGTCGCCTTGAGTGTATCGACACCTGGCTTGCAGGAATCGCCCTCGGGAGCGTCGCCTGCAGGATGGCTGCGAGGAACAGtttggttcattttgacgGATCGACGGAACATTTCTCTTGGTCGTCGTTGGGGGAAGCCGGTCCGCGACTTGCGCGACGGTTCAGCTACTTGTGCCTCTGCGCCGCTCCGCGATTTGCGCCAGAAACAGTTGTGAGAACTCCACACTCGAACCAGATCGTTGGCCTCCCACAAAGTTGCAGATTTTCCTCCGTGACGACTGTCTTCCGCCAAGGCTGCTCGGCGGGTCACTTTACGCGACTCGAGTGGCCCCGGCAGTCCCACTGCCCGCACTCGCCTCCGTCACCGCCAATAAAGGCCGCCACACATCGGTTCCTGACGCGCAGTTTTATCTGAATTTCGTTGTGGGCAGGTGGTTTGCCGCCTTTTTCAGTCGTCGTCGAGAGCACCCGCGTGAGCGCGTGTTCCCGCCGCCTGCGCAAGGTCGACCTGGAACCCGACGAGGTCCGggcgaaaaggaaagacacgGCAAACTGTCGGGGGCGCGGGAGAAGCTCACCTACTGCCGTGTGTTTCAGAGACCGAAGTCACTCGGGCTGCGCAGAAATCCTCAAAAAAATGACTCGGACGCCGCCGCTTGAGTGTTTGTGAAGGCCGCATGCAGGCCGCGCGCAGACGTGACCCAGCTGGAAGGGCACATCACCCGCAGAGTTGGGGCTGCTGGCGAGGCGGCTATCGCGGGAAACGAAGGTCGCTCGAAAAGGCGTCGCGGCCCCAGATTTCGAAGGCGGACGGAAAGTTCGCCCTGCAGACGGAAAGAGGACCGACACAATGCAATGTGTACGCACAGAAAGTCGACTGAATGTGCGTCGAGCGCCCCTGCAGCACATGCCCAATCCTGTGACGAGCGAAGCGGCCCAGGCGTTCAGCGGGGCACAGACCGGGGGGACGGGAGGTCCTGAACAGAAGGGACCTGGCAGAAAGGCGGGATTTGAGAAAGAAAGCGCACGATCCGTGTTGAGGCCGTCCGAatctgaaaagaaaagaagaggagcaggcgGCGTAACGGACTCTTGCGCCGCGCCGAACAGTCGCAATGCTCACACTACACGCACAGAGCGGACTCGGCGACTCTGGCAAGCAACAAAACTCCGAGTTACGCGACTTCGGCTGTCACCAGGGGCACATAGCGAAAGAAATTCCTTCGTGTAGAGGGTCGCAGGGGAAACGCCTGAGCAAAGAAAATTCACGGCCGCAAAAGCCTTGGCGCCGGTTAGTTCGCTGCCTGGGCGGTGTCTCTATCGACCATGCAAGGTCGCGTAGAAACCTCGATTCTGCGTACTGCAGAAACTGCGGAAAGAACCGATTGTGAAGATAAGAACACCGAACATTGTCGCGGGCACAGACCTTTCTCCGCCGACACTTTATCTAACGCGCTTGACGGTGGACTCAAAGAAccaacagagaaacagctAACGCCGAGGTAGAAACACGGACTGTGCCATTCTCAGGCGGTTCGGCCAAGCAGAAATACTGCGCGCGGCCCCGGACAGCGGCCCCGCTCGTAAGCTTTTCGCAGACAGCGCATTGTGCAATTGGGTCCCTGAACTGAGACAGCACGTGAAGGAACGCGGGGtagaaagcgagaaggaacaaaCGTCTCTCGAAAAACCACAGGGGGAATCCGCTCTcatgttctctttcttggcTCTCTTCATACATACCAAACGACTGAAGGGGTGCAGCAACAGGTGCCATGCACGGGAAGGATCTACGCGGCCTGCGGTGCTGTGTGCTACCTTTTCCTAGTCCCGTGGTTGGGGGCGGATCGCCGGAAAACACCTGCGAAACGATTCGCCAGCGATGACCCAGTagaaaagcagacacagGCAGACAGAAAGCAGGCATTCCCAAGCAGAAATGAAGAGAAAACCCCGCTCTTAAGCGCGGCCACGCGCGAACCGCCGCAGGTGACAATCTAGCGTTTCCCAACCTGAATAGCAAGGGCAGCCGGATCCTGCAAGTGACCTCCACAACTTGCGGTTCCCTTGGATTACGGCGCGTTGAAAAAAACTACAAAGGGCTAGTAAGAGCAATTGCGAAAACTGTATTTCAGTGTAATTTCGTGGCCGCCGTCAATTTCACAGCGGCGTGACGGGCCTATAGCGCAGTCGGTTGGCTACTTGTTTCTCGGAGCTTTCCTCTCGGGATCGAAGTTCTCCGGAGTGGACGCCGTGGAGATGGCGCAGCGTGAAAACACGGCTGCTAATGGCGAATTGGCGGCGGAACAAATTAAGTGATTGTCTACAGGACCCAAGACGAATGCCAAAATGAGAAAACTCAGAGAAGCTTAGGCCGTTGCAGACAGCAACTAGTCAAAATTGTGCACCATCCGGTTCTGTGCTCTCAGTGACGGACAATCAAGTCCATAACCGAAATTGATCCGAATGACTTACTAACCGACAGACCATTTCCATAATGGTACTTGATCTCTATGCTTTACTAACGGACAGACAGCTTCCGTAGTCGAAATTGATCCTGTAAGCTTCCTTCAGGGCTTGTGAGCGTCCACCTGTTCGGGGTGAAGCGGTACGATTAAACATTTAGAAGCTGCACATCGTGATAGGCACTGTGAAGCCTTCATCGTGATCGTTGGAGTTATGGTGAGACGACTTCCTCATGTGAGAACTGGGAAGAGACCCTAGGTGTCCCGCCGGCGACCATGTGTGTGCTCAACAACGGAAATACGTGCCGAAAAGCAGCTCGGTTTGCGGGCAGAagccgcgtttcctctgcctGATTAGCATCTTGGCCTCTGAGCCCGACATATGTTGCGGGTAAACTCGCGTTTCGAAGAAATGCCCGAAAACCGAACGGTAAGTTTCTAGGGAGTCGCCAGAGCCGGGAGAACGGCGTGCTTCCAAAGTGAGACGTGTGTTTGACACAGACACTGAAGCGGCACCTTAACACAGCGACGCGCTTTCCAAATGGATGTTGAAAGCGTTTGGGGAACaggtttctctccttctccaatacactccacacacacactctctCAACACTTCGGCCGCATACCCCAGACGTTCCAACTCGTGGCTTTTTTCACACCCGACAAAGCCGTTTTTCCCACCAGCTTCTAGTGTTCTGCGCAGGAGGCACAAACAGTAAGATGCAAGCCCCTTCCTACAGGACAGTCGggtgtctttttttccgcgATCTGCCACAGTCCCCGGCTTCTGGCGCGCCAGATCACCGAACACACGCCATTTACTACGGAGAAAACCTTTCCTCCTGTCCACCTTGTATGCCGGTGAACAACGGAATTGCAGCGACGAGAGAACGGATGTCTTTCGACGGCAGTCAACAAGCAACAAACTCGCGCCGCTTTCTTTACAAAGAAGATGCTTCGACGAGCGCGGAGCCCGAATGAACGAGCACCTCTGCAGAGCTCCCCTGCCGGACACAAGAATTCACCGCGGTGCCTCCACGGCTACTTCCCGGCAGCGGCTGACAAGAGTCGACACGACGCGGAGAAGCGGGGACAACGTAGCAAGCTAaagcggcagagaaagagctctctttcttctacACTGTTCTCGAACTGCCGAACGAAACGATTCGTCCAACTGACTCTGGGCACAGTCCTAAAACGCGAGGGATCTCTCGGTCACATTTTCGGACCCCCCTGCGGCCGGGAACGCATTCAACCTCTGCACCGCCAGCTGATGTGCTGAGGACTCGCGCTCTCAGGAATCGGCGAGCTTTCCTCTGACGGGCAGCTCTGTTCCGTGTGTCGCGCTTCTGCGTCGAATCCAGGGAAACTCCCCGCTCTCAAAAtgtctgcgttttcgctGACCTCTACAGCGAGATCGGCGTTCGGTGTTCGTCTTGTGCATCGCGCTTCCAATTCGATCTTTCTCCGCGTCGGACTCATCAGATCGGCAGTGCGCGCCCGGACAAGGGCAGCCGCGCTGCGCCATACATCGTCGTTTGGCGGCGGCAAGCAGTCGGGAGACTCGACACAGACGAAATCGCGGTGGCCTTGCGCGCCGCccaagagaagacgagaggcagGCGATGGAGAGGCTGCGCGTCCTCGGGGCGCGAatccagaaaaaagagagaagtcgagcaGCGATGAAACGCGCAAAGAAGCCGTTCAGTACACGCGCTTCGCCGGCGGAATGTGCTCCATTTCGTTGTCAAGAGGCTGCGAGATCACCTGGCGGTACGTCAGGGGGAACTGCAGGCAGTCgcagaaggaggaaacgacgcatgcaacgtTTCTGAGCATCCGACCGACCCGCAACAGACGTTCGTCCTCGTGCCATCACGCCAGAACTCGCGAAACGCGTCGCGTcagagaacgacgaagagtacgccagagagagagagaaacgctctCCAGAGTGACATGCTGGCTGGGTGTTTGCCCTCTTCCGATTCACTCCTCTGACAGACGCGTCTGTCCACCTCGAGGTCCAGGGCCTTCTACTGAGTTTCCTGCAGCCGCTCTTCCCGCTCCGAGAAAGACCAGTGTCTGTTGGTTTTCAACGGGCGGCACAAGCTGAAGACCAACGAGTCGCCGGCGTTCCAACTCGACTCACTTGGAGCACCATTTACGACGTTAGCGAAAATCCCCTTCACGTCTGATATCCGGTGGTGCTACGAATCAGATTAGCGGAACTTTTATGTGACAAGCAGGCAAACAGCTTCCCTTCCTGCGGCTTttgcagaaggaaaacgcgaggcAGGGGAAACGAAACGGAGTCGGAGAGTGGGGTGTCGAACGGACGAGACTAACTGAAGCTGCAGGCGCCACCGAATGGTGCAAAAGCTTCAAAACGTacctctgctttctccacttcccgGTGCGTTTGCCAAGACAACGTGTGTTTCATCCAGTTCTTGTCGTCACGCTCCTGCAGtgtgcagaggagagacagaacgctCGCGTTCCGTGAagcgcagaaaaaaaaccgcctcgtctctcgtctcagGGCTCCGAGAAAACACCCGCGCGACAGCTTGACATACCCGTGCATGcaacagacacacaagcGAGGACTCTTGGGAAACCTGCTGCAGGAAAGGCCTTCAAAAACCCACTCGTAGATGGACAGATCCCCTCGCGGAACACCTCCAACAACACGAGGAgagtatatacatatatacatatatatatacatatatatatacatatacatatatatacatatatatatatatacatatatatatatatatacatatatatacatatatatatatatatatacatatatatatgtatatgaattTATGTATGGATATGGATGGACATTTGATAAGATACACGTTCGAGTGCGTTGGGTGAGGGcggaaacgagggagaggacaTGCGCTCAACGGTGTACCTTGAAATCTtcgcgcgcatgcgcgccgCGGCTTTCCTTGCGCGCCTCTGCACCGACGATCGTCTGGACGGCTTGCGTCAGGAGGTTTTGTAGCTCCAAGGTCTCGATCAAATCTGTGTTCCTGCAAGGAAGCAAAAAGACGGCGAACGACACCGGCGCGCAAAGGCAGAGAGTGCAGCAACGCACAGAGGCCGTGGACGGAGATCGAGACGCCCgtctgaggaagaaagcagaccctctgtctcttccatCGGCTTCCCCTCTTCATCCCCCCGACggcctctcgcttcccctgCGGAGTCCGGATACGAGACAGCATGCATCTGTGGCGGTTGAAGCGTCTGAGGTCCTCCATGAATTCCCTGTGAAGGACGAGACACCGCGCCGGCCTCTGACGCCACCTAAGAGTTTCTCCGGTGCGCATTCGCCTCACCACGAGAGCGATCGGTCCTTTACGCCGACGTCAGCGAAGCTCTTGGCAACGTCCTTCATCATCTCCACGCCTTCTCGCAGGACGGCACCCGTTCGGAAGACAGCCGCATGGTCCTGCATGGtctgagaaagagagaggccgcaCACGGAGTGTGCGTTCCTCAGTGTCTCCTCCCAGGGCAGTTTTGACGGCTTGTCACGAGCGTTCCTCGCAGGGACAGGGTGGCCGCGCGCGCAGGCGCCAgcatgagagagagagagagcaggaaggcACGAGAAACAGttgaaaaaacgcgaaggTTCGCGAGTTAGCTCTAGAACCGACGGGTGCATGTGGAGACAGATCCCCCCGAAGCTGCACTGAGCAAGCATTCGGTTTCTGAAAACGCTGTACCTTGTGGAACCCCAAGCAGTGGACTACCTTGGCATCGTTCACAGAAGCGCATTCGAAAGAGCAGAACgcatcttttttctcga
Protein-coding regions in this window:
- a CDS encoding hypothetical protein (encoded by transcript TGME49_215580~Signal peptide predicted by SignalP 2.0 HMM (probability 0.577) with cleavage site probability 0.288 at residue 21) is translated as MPAFCLPVSAFLLGHRWRIVSQVFSGDPPPTTGLGKGSTQHRRPRRSFPCMAPVAAPLQSFGMYEESQEREHESGFPLWFFERRLFLLAFYPAFLHVLSQFRDPIAQCAVCEKLTSGAAVRGRAQYFCLAEPPENGTVRVSTSALAVSLLVL
- the AP2X11 gene encoding AP2 domain transcription factor AP2X-11 (encoded by transcript TGME49_215570), with the protein product MFRRSVKMNQTVPRSHPAGDAPEGDSCKPGVDTLKATSREQHCASGLSMETPAVLERGLSDAENVVPLTSQEPASALSSAISTAVDGWGDWTAANSVGRLKTPVSPAAAPASLCRADVSEFFSDAGGALKSDQAPPLSSLAETLAAAKKSAAPKPSRGEKTVAAHPAQSPAAERVSDASDGAQPLPTTVNESVLLPAINLAEAALPSQVSVQPSAPPYSLSLPLALPPSRSLESADTTPTSAFSPSSLSRLGLSPSSLLLLRSLTPEQQLAALSTATRAGTWQTASPSLGPANLDFHSRTPERASEAGDSPFRADSASFGCSSYTRSSSTLSLSPESAAKRRKTVECESKSATPFPEGVSSPRALLDLLTRSLAPSSLVSSAASSVSNSGSAAVSASAEGEAVSLASLSPASLSPALLSRLTTAFEAPPAAASCDSVSAVLQQLEAAALLASVSATPAPRPASADLHAPSPLPSSTRRDAPASLSARCAAALASDEKSPRASAALDVAAALAVLQQHPSLLASLRATPSQPHREAASPRQEAGRSSCLAHAEQKLGSCTGTEAPDGSTPRARGKGRQAEKARARATSKVPAGVETPEGEAEDFASRARRCEHVPGVCFDRWNQGWIATWRERRHPVHKHFSAKKYGFEKARELAIEHRRLMVEKQRQDGATPATRTPRGNPGNAFPTSRKDEEHTTLTPVKPRASPTAGSPRRARGLAGCTENGGETAGGSARRGKFASAAASARALCVADNSVGKREMSWAELVAQMPRVERVSFDFTNQSWIAQWKQQGSTTYRRFSVSKFGFYGAHRLAVEFKQQNYRQLPAQKAASPDAAPLTAVCVQRSESAEEEVATPGGGSKRAASHVERGRRLPRGVQTPPRAASLKVEANRVSPRSAVFATAPAGAAFPKSLAPEAAQSAGNSWEAGMLDVPPVAASLFGLSPASLQAFSPVHGLSGEATALNTNFEDSTGETGSTQVPSGAESPVAEVLSFGSTLRNPCLYSPVSAETTTTAAGDTAHRLAARAAASSVCSRSLPLATGSAAEAPVLLPSKLSDLPALAPESCASRIASGQDNAQAEPLASQVHLTDLGCETDASIAVQDALPSRLPLSASLARPCPGARGDEHTQQTDEGDGGGEGTERAGEKETPESAGLQSWPGACSLAGALAAKNAGAHAPGFEERGQMQIDGGARDTATRVASSTTTTSPHDEEASAAPGGTGASNAFAAPEAFQTRSSSRPSPPPRPDLSSLASSGAPEQHAVSSVPEQKSATEAGVLPLYKIALCCLLTDLKINCRDSLLVSRAHAPSLPGYLDLVEALQQRVAAAAELKDVAALCSVFSGFLRNSLLPSSCSPDVQVRLLHALAEVGLDQRRE